Proteins encoded in a region of the Paramagnetospirillum magneticum AMB-1 genome:
- a CDS encoding methyl-accepting chemotaxis protein, with product MSASIKEIGRRVSHSSSMARNAARESEEATEIVRGLAEAAQRIGEVVDLINSIAAQTNLLALNATIEAARAGEAGKGFAVVAGEVKTLATQTAKATEEIASQIGVVQSRTSAAVGAIAHISGTISEIDAISAEITQAVDQQDAATQEIARNVQQAAVGALTVTDSIQSVSAATSSSGQIATDVLDSARQLVAKADSLHAGVDSFLAAIKNEEQITHSDDLAFADYVRAGAADLARRLEGAVERGEIGLDDLFDDSYQPIPGTSPQQVTTRFTELADRLFPEIQEKALVQFPKAVFCVGVDRNGYLPTHNAKFSQPQGNDPVWNDANCRNRRMFTDPTGLAAARNAAKPSLVQSYRRQMGDKSVLMIDVSSPIMIRGRHWGALRLGYAV from the coding sequence TTGTCGGCCTCCATCAAGGAAATCGGCCGCCGGGTCAGCCATTCCAGTTCCATGGCCCGCAACGCGGCCCGCGAATCCGAGGAAGCCACCGAAATCGTGCGCGGTCTGGCCGAGGCCGCTCAGCGCATCGGCGAGGTGGTGGACCTGATCAACTCCATCGCCGCCCAGACCAATCTGCTGGCGCTGAACGCCACCATCGAGGCGGCGCGGGCCGGCGAGGCGGGGAAGGGCTTCGCGGTCGTGGCGGGCGAGGTCAAGACTCTGGCCACCCAGACCGCCAAGGCCACCGAGGAGATCGCCAGCCAGATCGGCGTGGTGCAAAGCCGCACCAGCGCGGCGGTGGGCGCCATCGCCCATATCAGCGGCACCATCAGCGAGATCGACGCCATCTCGGCCGAGATCACCCAGGCGGTGGACCAGCAGGATGCCGCCACCCAGGAAATCGCCCGCAACGTCCAGCAGGCGGCGGTGGGGGCGCTGACGGTGACCGACAGCATCCAATCGGTCAGCGCCGCCACCTCGTCCAGCGGCCAGATCGCCACCGACGTGCTGGATTCCGCCCGGCAACTGGTGGCCAAGGCGGATTCGCTGCATGCCGGGGTGGATTCATTCCTGGCCGCCATCAAGAACGAGGAACAGATCACCCATTCCGACGATCTGGCCTTCGCCGATTATGTCCGGGCCGGGGCCGCCGATCTGGCCCGCCGGCTGGAAGGCGCGGTGGAGCGGGGCGAGATCGGCCTCGACGACCTGTTCGACGACTCCTACCAGCCCATTCCCGGCACCTCGCCCCAGCAGGTTACCACCCGCTTCACCGAACTGGCCGACCGGTTATTCCCGGAAATTCAGGAAAAGGCCCTGGTCCAGTTCCCCAAGGCGGTGTTCTGCGTCGGCGTGGATCGCAACGGCTATCTCCCCACCCACAATGCCAAGTTCTCCCAGCCCCAGGGCAACGACCCGGTGTGGAACGACGCCAATTGCCGCAATCGCCGGATGTTCACCGATCCCACCGGCCTGGCCGCCGCCCGCAACGCCGCCAAGCCGTCCCTGGTGCAAAGCTATCGCCGCCAGATGGGCGACAAGAGCGTCCTGATGATCGATGTCTCGTCGCCCATCATGATCCGCGGCCGCCATTGGGGGGCCTTGCGCCTGGGCTATGCGGTCTGA
- the pxpB gene encoding 5-oxoprolinase subunit PxpB translates to MDNFRITDLGDTAFAVEFGDGVDPAANARVTALRHGVLLARRQGGLAGLVETIPTFRSLLVQYDPLLTGRAVLEAEIRAIAAQSAAAPAGGGRTWVIPACYDEDLGEDLAELGRAAGLSRDEAIALHTGAEFTVYMLGFMPGFAYMGGVPEALRRPRRASPRLKVPPGSVALADALCAVYPWESPGGWHLIGQTPVSFFDLGREPPILLAAGDRVRFRAMDRAEFEAARRDSTLVAPERLLLAEDP, encoded by the coding sequence ATGGACAATTTTCGTATCACCGATCTGGGCGACACCGCCTTTGCCGTGGAATTCGGCGACGGCGTCGACCCCGCCGCCAATGCCCGGGTGACCGCCCTGCGGCATGGCGTGCTGCTGGCCCGGCGGCAAGGCGGCCTGGCCGGGCTGGTGGAGACCATTCCCACCTTCCGCTCGCTGCTGGTCCAGTATGACCCGCTGCTCACCGGCCGGGCGGTCCTGGAGGCCGAGATCCGCGCCATCGCCGCCCAAAGCGCCGCCGCGCCCGCCGGGGGCGGCCGGACCTGGGTCATTCCCGCCTGCTACGACGAAGACCTGGGCGAGGATCTGGCCGAACTGGGCCGGGCCGCCGGCCTGTCGCGGGACGAGGCCATCGCCCTGCATACCGGGGCCGAGTTCACGGTCTACATGCTGGGCTTCATGCCCGGCTTCGCCTATATGGGCGGCGTGCCCGAAGCGCTGCGCCGGCCGCGCCGGGCCTCGCCCCGGCTCAAGGTGCCGCCGGGCTCCGTGGCCCTGGCCGATGCCCTGTGCGCCGTCTATCCCTGGGAAAGCCCCGGCGGCTGGCATCTGATCGGCCAGACCCCGGTCAGCTTCTTCGACCTGGGACGCGAGCCGCCCATTTTACTGGCCGCCGGAGACCGGGTGCGCTTTCGCGCCATGGACCGCGCCGAGTTCGAGGCCGCCCGGCGGGACTCCACCCTGGTGGCGCCCGAGCGCCTGCTGTTGGCGGAGGACCCGTGA
- a CDS encoding biotin-dependent carboxyltransferase family protein — translation MADGLEIVHPGLYTTVQDLGRFGFQDLGVPPSGALDTVGLRQANALVGNRPGEACLEISYVGPVIRVAAESVRIAVSGEVRLAVADGGPPRPLASNRSHRLGRGDTLTVGAVSGASTAYLAVEGGFDLPPVLGSLSSYGRAGLGPLGGRPPVAGTILPLRLGQCRDSDEMTFAKPMDYGAGPVRVVLGPQREAFTEDAVATLLGSQYRVSKEADRMGLRLDGPKLRHRVSADIASDGLVSGCIQVPGNGLPIILLADHQTVGGYAKIATVISADLPRLGRAVPGTVLAFAAVTVAEAESLRRAQENGIQRLIREIVPVPATGIDLDALYGADLISGMVDAVSGLGR, via the coding sequence ATGGCGGACGGACTGGAGATCGTTCATCCCGGCCTTTACACCACCGTCCAGGATCTGGGCCGCTTCGGCTTTCAGGATCTGGGGGTGCCGCCCTCGGGCGCCCTGGACACGGTGGGCCTGCGACAGGCCAACGCCCTGGTGGGCAACCGGCCGGGCGAAGCCTGCCTGGAGATCAGCTATGTGGGGCCGGTGATCCGCGTCGCCGCCGAGTCCGTGCGCATCGCCGTCTCCGGCGAGGTACGGCTGGCGGTGGCCGATGGCGGCCCGCCCCGGCCCCTGGCCTCCAACCGCTCGCACCGGCTCGGGCGCGGCGACACGCTGACCGTCGGCGCCGTCAGCGGCGCCTCCACCGCCTATCTCGCCGTGGAGGGCGGATTCGACCTTCCCCCGGTGCTGGGCAGCCTGTCCTCCTATGGCCGGGCCGGGCTGGGGCCGCTGGGCGGCCGCCCGCCGGTGGCGGGGACCATCCTGCCCCTCCGCCTCGGCCAGTGCCGCGACAGCGACGAGATGACCTTCGCCAAGCCCATGGATTACGGCGCGGGACCGGTCCGGGTCGTGCTCGGCCCCCAAAGGGAGGCCTTCACCGAGGACGCCGTCGCCACCCTGCTGGGATCGCAATACCGCGTCAGCAAGGAAGCCGACCGCATGGGACTACGCCTGGACGGCCCGAAGCTGCGGCACCGCGTCTCGGCCGACATCGCCTCGGACGGACTGGTCAGCGGCTGCATCCAGGTGCCGGGCAACGGCCTGCCCATCATCTTGCTGGCCGACCACCAGACGGTGGGCGGCTATGCCAAGATCGCCACGGTGATCTCCGCCGACCTGCCCCGCCTGGGCCGCGCCGTGCCGGGCACCGTCCTCGCCTTCGCCGCCGTGACGGTGGCCGAGGCCGAGAGCTTGCGCCGCGCCCAGGAAAACGGAATTCAGCGGCTGATCCGAGAGATCGTTCCCGTGCCGGCCACCGGCATCGATCTCGACGCCCTCTATGGCGCGGACCTGATCTCGGGCATGGTGGATGCCGTCAGTGGACTGGGGAGATAG
- a CDS encoding LamB/YcsF family protein, whose translation MALRVDLNSDLGEAMGDDEAMLGVVSSANIACGFHAGDAMVMSRTVQAAMARGVGIGAHPGYADREGFGRRPMSLSAAGIEAILAYQIGALQGIARACGATVRHVKPHGALSNLAAVDREAALAVARAIRAADAGLIFLAPSGSAMVAAGHEVGLAVVEEVFADRNYDPAGNLLPRSHPQAMIHDPQEAAANVLRMVTQGTLRSLDGKDIPCRAQSVCVHGDDPHAVALARHLRDVLTGAGIAIVPLADLV comes from the coding sequence ATGGCGCTGCGCGTGGATTTGAACTCGGATCTGGGCGAGGCCATGGGCGATGACGAGGCCATGCTGGGCGTCGTGTCCTCGGCCAACATCGCCTGCGGCTTCCATGCCGGCGACGCCATGGTGATGAGCCGCACCGTCCAGGCCGCCATGGCCCGGGGGGTGGGGATCGGCGCCCATCCCGGCTATGCCGACCGCGAAGGCTTCGGGCGGCGGCCCATGTCCCTGTCCGCCGCCGGGATCGAGGCCATCCTGGCCTATCAGATCGGCGCCCTTCAGGGCATCGCCCGGGCTTGCGGCGCGACGGTGCGCCACGTCAAGCCCCACGGGGCGCTCAGCAATCTGGCCGCCGTCGACCGCGAGGCGGCCCTGGCGGTGGCCCGCGCCATCCGGGCCGCCGATGCCGGGCTGATCTTCCTGGCGCCCAGCGGCTCGGCCATGGTCGCCGCCGGACACGAGGTGGGGCTGGCCGTGGTCGAAGAGGTCTTCGCCGACCGCAATTACGACCCCGCGGGCAATCTGCTGCCCCGGTCTCACCCGCAGGCCATGATCCACGACCCGCAAGAAGCCGCCGCCAACGTGCTGCGCATGGTGACCCAAGGAACCCTGCGCTCGCTCGACGGCAAGGACATCCCTTGCCGCGCCCAGTCGGTCTGTGTCCATGGCGACGATCCCCATGCCGTCGCCTTGGCCCGGCATCTGCGGGACGTCCTGACCGGCGCCGGAATCGCCATCGTCCCGCTGGCCGATCTGGTATAA
- a CDS encoding ImuA family protein: MPSPSLESLRRRIAALDGNGEDGHGPVLPLGLPDCAGLRTGGLHEVSPAALAAEHDGAALGFAAGLLGGLARLTGKPVLWLAENGPPHAPGLTGFGLGPERLVVGMTGRPKAALWALEEAARASALAAVLGEVRGMDFTAARRLQLAAGHSGTTVLLLNRSAAAVTAALTRWRVGAASGGDNRWRLELLRCRGRSPDERGVVGQWEVEWDGTAHRLGLVAPAADRPAVPERARVA, translated from the coding sequence ATGCCCTCGCCCAGCCTCGAATCCCTGCGTCGTCGCATTGCCGCCCTGGACGGGAACGGCGAGGACGGCCATGGCCCGGTCCTGCCCCTGGGGCTGCCGGATTGCGCCGGGCTGAGGACGGGCGGGCTGCACGAGGTCTCGCCCGCCGCCCTGGCCGCCGAGCATGACGGCGCGGCCCTGGGGTTCGCCGCCGGGCTGCTGGGCGGGCTGGCCCGCCTGACGGGAAAGCCGGTGCTGTGGCTGGCCGAGAACGGTCCGCCCCATGCCCCCGGCCTGACCGGCTTCGGCCTGGGGCCGGAACGGCTGGTGGTGGGCATGACGGGACGTCCCAAGGCCGCCCTGTGGGCGCTGGAGGAAGCGGCGCGCGCCTCCGCCCTGGCCGCCGTGCTGGGCGAGGTGCGCGGCATGGATTTCACCGCCGCCCGGCGGCTGCAACTGGCGGCGGGACACAGCGGCACCACGGTGCTGCTGCTCAACCGTTCGGCCGCCGCCGTCACGGCGGCCCTGACCCGCTGGCGGGTAGGCGCGGCCAGCGGCGGCGACAATCGCTGGCGCCTGGAACTTCTCCGCTGCCGGGGGCGCTCTCCCGATGAGCGGGGCGTGGTGGGACAATGGGAGGTGGAATGGGATGGAACGGCGCATCGTCTCGGTCTGGTTGCCCCGGCTGCCGACCGACCGGCTGTGCCGGAGCGCGCCCGCGTGGCGTGA
- a CDS encoding Y-family DNA polymerase, with protein MERRIVSVWLPRLPTDRLCRSAPAWRDIPLVTASAGPHRQVMAVNRVAQVQGLRPGMKLASALAQVPHVQIAPHDPQGDARLLGALAERCTLFTPWCAVEGTAGLWLDISGCGHLFGGETKLLEQLTGRLKGLGLTVRAALAATPGAAWAWARFGDATTPILDSPDQLAPLPLAALRLPPATVQTLSDLGLRRLGDLLGLPRAQVSLRFGREAVWRLDQALGAEPEPISPRRPPAPYRVHASFADPISRAEDIAATLDHLLEGLCRRLGLDGQGARRLELTLFRVDGTLARAEIGTGAPSRDPVHLARLFRDRLAEIRPGFGIEAACLEAGVVQPQAAAQTDLGGAAGEAQLSRLLDALDNRLGPGRLMRLAPRPSHVPERSVRRLAPGAPPPAEGWPAGRYPIRLLPHPEPIEAMAPIPDAPPLRFRWQGKLHRVVRADGPERIAPEWWHEDAEERDYYRVEDEQGLRLWLYRLGHYGRAEPPRWYLHGVFP; from the coding sequence ATGGAACGGCGCATCGTCTCGGTCTGGTTGCCCCGGCTGCCGACCGACCGGCTGTGCCGGAGCGCGCCCGCGTGGCGTGATATCCCCCTGGTCACCGCCAGCGCGGGGCCTCACCGTCAGGTGATGGCGGTCAACCGGGTCGCCCAGGTCCAGGGCCTGCGGCCGGGCATGAAGCTGGCCTCGGCCCTGGCCCAGGTTCCCCACGTGCAGATCGCCCCTCACGACCCGCAGGGCGATGCCCGCCTGCTGGGCGCCCTGGCCGAGCGCTGCACCCTGTTCACCCCCTGGTGCGCGGTGGAGGGCACCGCCGGCCTGTGGCTGGACATCAGCGGCTGCGGACATCTGTTCGGCGGCGAAACAAAACTGCTGGAGCAGTTAACCGGACGCCTCAAAGGGCTCGGCCTGACGGTGCGCGCCGCCCTGGCCGCCACGCCGGGAGCCGCCTGGGCCTGGGCTCGATTCGGCGACGCAACGACTCCCATCCTGGACAGCCCGGACCAATTGGCGCCGCTGCCGCTGGCGGCGCTGCGCCTGCCGCCGGCCACGGTCCAGACCCTGTCCGACCTGGGACTGCGCCGCCTGGGCGATCTGTTGGGCCTGCCCCGGGCCCAAGTGTCGCTGCGCTTTGGCCGCGAGGCGGTGTGGCGGCTGGATCAGGCGCTGGGCGCCGAGCCCGAGCCCATCTCGCCCCGGCGCCCGCCCGCCCCCTACCGCGTCCACGCCAGCTTCGCCGATCCCATTTCCCGGGCCGAGGACATCGCCGCCACCCTGGACCATCTGCTGGAGGGGCTGTGCCGCCGTCTCGGCCTGGATGGACAGGGGGCGCGCCGCCTGGAGCTCACCCTGTTCCGGGTAGACGGCACCCTGGCCCGCGCCGAAATCGGCACCGGCGCGCCCAGCCGCGACCCGGTTCATCTGGCCCGCCTGTTCCGTGACAGGCTGGCCGAGATCCGCCCCGGTTTCGGCATCGAGGCCGCCTGCCTGGAGGCCGGGGTGGTTCAGCCCCAGGCCGCCGCCCAGACCGACCTGGGCGGAGCGGCGGGCGAGGCGCAGCTGTCGCGCCTGCTGGACGCCCTGGACAACCGGCTGGGGCCGGGACGGCTGATGCGTCTGGCGCCCCGGCCCAGCCATGTGCCCGAACGCAGCGTCCGCCGCCTCGCCCCCGGCGCCCCTCCTCCCGCCGAAGGCTGGCCGGCGGGGCGCTATCCCATCCGGCTGCTGCCCCACCCCGAGCCCATCGAGGCCATGGCCCCCATTCCCGACGCCCCGCCCTTGCGCTTCCGCTGGCAAGGCAAGCTGCACCGCGTGGTGCGCGCCGACGGGCCCGAGCGCATCGCCCCCGAATGGTGGCACGAGGATGCCGAGGAGCGGGATTACTACCGGGTGGAGGACGAACAGGGGCTGCGCCTGTGGCTCTACCGCCTGGGCCATTACGGCCGGGCGGAGCCGCCGCGCTGGTATCTGCACGGGGTGTTTCCGTGA
- a CDS encoding error-prone DNA polymerase translates to MTPYAELQTLSNYTFLEGASHADELAITASALGLEAIAICDRNTLSGIVRAHVAAKAAGIRLVVGARLDLTDGASLLCFPTDRAAYGRLSRLLTLGRRRAPKGECHLARADVAEHAEGQILVLIAPDPLEEGFAAQLAEWRTVVGDRLYLAATRRFRGDDGERLRVLAGFGIPLVATNDVLYHTPARRPLADVLTCIRQGTTLAAAGWALSAHGERHLKSPAEMARLFAACPEALANGLEVVRRCRFSLDELAYEYPNEVAAGMDPQERLEILTRQGAARRYPRGVPPKVQAQLAHELALIRQLGFAPYFLTVHAIVAFAESRGILCQGRGSAANSAVCYCLRVTPVDPAQMDLLFERFISAERGEPPDIDVDFEHERREEVIQHIYDTYGRHRAGLTATVIHYRTRSAIRDVGKVMGLSEDTVEALAKANSGWGRRGIKDEHVRELGLDPTEPGLARTLSLAEELTGFPRHLSQHVGGFVISKGRLDELVPIENAGMEDRTVIQWDKDDLDALGLMKVDVLALGMLSCIRKAFDLLRLHHGRDLCLATLPREDASTYDMLCKADAVGVFQVESRAQMSMLPRLRPRRFYDLVVEVAIVRPGPIQGGMVHPYLRRRQGKETVDYPSEELRQVLGKTLGVPLFQEQAMKIAMVAAGFTASEADGLRRAMATFRHTGQVGAYGDKLIGGMVARGYERDFAERVFKQIEGFGEYGFPESHAAAFAHLVYVSAWLKCHYPAAFACALLNSQPMGFYAPAQIVRDAADHGVEIRPVDVNHSDWDCTLEGKALRLGLRQVSGLARRDGERLAAARGAGYASAYGLWRTSGLERAALDRLAAADAFGSMGLGRREAAWAIKALDAPPLPLFEEAPPPPEAKVALPPASVGEEVVGDYAALKLSLKCHPLAVLRDPFRVLGIMTNASLKDRKGGRVAVSGLVLVRQRPGSANGVLFITLEDETGIANIVVWPDMFETFRRPILGGHLLRVDGRVQSEDGVIHVVAEKIEDLSAHLGALARGSHYPSRDFR, encoded by the coding sequence ATGACTCCCTACGCCGAGCTTCAGACCTTAAGCAACTACACCTTCCTGGAAGGGGCCTCCCACGCCGACGAACTGGCCATCACCGCCAGCGCCCTGGGGCTGGAAGCGATCGCCATCTGCGACCGCAACACCCTTTCGGGCATCGTGCGCGCCCATGTGGCGGCCAAGGCGGCGGGCATCCGGCTGGTGGTGGGGGCGCGCCTGGATCTCACCGACGGGGCCAGCCTGCTGTGCTTTCCCACGGACCGGGCCGCCTATGGCCGCCTTTCCCGTTTGCTGACCCTGGGGCGGCGGCGCGCTCCCAAGGGCGAATGCCATCTTGCCCGCGCCGATGTGGCAGAGCATGCCGAGGGGCAGATCCTGGTGCTGATTGCACCCGACCCCCTGGAGGAGGGCTTCGCCGCCCAGCTGGCGGAGTGGCGAACGGTGGTGGGTGATCGGCTCTACCTAGCCGCCACCCGCCGCTTCAGAGGCGACGACGGCGAACGGCTGAGGGTTCTGGCCGGGTTCGGCATTCCCCTGGTGGCCACCAACGACGTTCTCTATCACACGCCCGCCCGCCGTCCCCTGGCCGACGTGCTGACCTGCATCCGGCAAGGCACCACCCTGGCGGCGGCGGGCTGGGCGCTGTCCGCCCATGGCGAGCGCCACCTGAAAAGCCCGGCCGAGATGGCCCGGCTGTTCGCGGCCTGTCCCGAGGCCCTGGCCAACGGGCTGGAGGTCGTGCGGCGCTGCCGTTTCTCCCTGGACGAGCTGGCTTACGAGTATCCCAACGAGGTGGCGGCCGGCATGGACCCGCAGGAACGCCTGGAGATCCTCACCCGCCAGGGCGCCGCCCGGCGCTATCCCCGGGGTGTCCCGCCCAAGGTCCAGGCGCAACTGGCCCACGAACTGGCCCTGATCCGCCAATTGGGCTTCGCGCCCTATTTCCTGACGGTGCATGCCATCGTCGCCTTTGCCGAAAGCCGGGGGATTCTGTGCCAGGGGCGCGGCTCGGCGGCCAATTCGGCGGTGTGCTACTGCCTTCGCGTCACGCCCGTCGACCCCGCCCAGATGGATCTGCTGTTCGAGCGCTTCATCAGCGCCGAGCGGGGCGAGCCGCCCGATATCGACGTGGATTTCGAGCACGAGCGGCGCGAGGAGGTGATCCAGCACATCTACGACACCTATGGCCGCCACCGGGCCGGGCTGACCGCCACGGTGATCCATTACCGCACCCGCTCGGCCATCCGCGACGTGGGCAAGGTGATGGGGCTGTCCGAAGACACGGTGGAGGCGCTGGCCAAAGCCAATTCCGGCTGGGGGCGGCGCGGCATCAAGGACGAGCATGTGCGCGAGCTGGGCCTTGATCCCACCGAGCCGGGGCTGGCCCGCACCCTGAGCCTGGCCGAGGAGCTGACCGGCTTTCCCCGCCACCTGTCCCAGCATGTGGGCGGCTTCGTCATCTCCAAGGGGCGCCTGGACGAATTGGTGCCCATCGAGAACGCCGGCATGGAGGACCGCACCGTCATCCAGTGGGACAAGGACGACCTCGACGCCCTGGGACTGATGAAGGTGGATGTTCTGGCGCTGGGCATGCTGAGCTGCATCCGCAAGGCCTTCGACCTGCTGCGCCTCCATCACGGCCGCGATCTGTGCCTCGCCACCCTGCCGCGCGAGGATGCCTCCACCTACGACATGCTGTGCAAGGCCGACGCGGTGGGCGTCTTCCAGGTGGAAAGCCGCGCCCAGATGAGCATGCTGCCCCGCCTCAGGCCCCGGCGCTTCTACGATCTGGTGGTCGAGGTGGCCATCGTGCGGCCCGGCCCCATCCAGGGCGGCATGGTCCACCCCTATCTGCGCCGCCGCCAGGGCAAGGAGACGGTGGACTACCCCTCCGAGGAACTGCGTCAGGTGCTGGGCAAGACCCTGGGCGTGCCGCTGTTCCAGGAGCAGGCCATGAAGATCGCCATGGTGGCGGCGGGCTTCACCGCATCCGAGGCCGACGGGTTGCGCCGGGCCATGGCCACCTTCCGCCACACCGGCCAGGTGGGGGCCTATGGCGACAAGCTGATCGGCGGCATGGTGGCGCGAGGTTACGAACGCGACTTCGCCGAGCGGGTGTTCAAGCAGATCGAAGGCTTCGGCGAATACGGCTTCCCCGAAAGCCACGCCGCCGCCTTCGCCCATCTGGTCTATGTCTCGGCCTGGCTGAAATGCCATTACCCGGCGGCCTTCGCCTGTGCCCTGCTCAACAGCCAGCCCATGGGCTTTTACGCCCCCGCCCAGATCGTGCGAGACGCCGCCGACCACGGCGTGGAAATCCGGCCGGTGGACGTCAATCACAGTGACTGGGACTGCACCCTGGAGGGCAAAGCCCTGCGCCTAGGCCTGCGCCAGGTCAGCGGATTGGCCCGGCGCGACGGCGAGCGGCTGGCGGCGGCGCGGGGAGCGGGCTATGCCTCGGCCTACGGCCTGTGGCGGACCTCGGGCCTGGAGCGGGCCGCCCTGGACCGGCTGGCCGCCGCCGACGCCTTCGGCTCCATGGGTCTCGGCCGCCGCGAGGCCGCCTGGGCGATCAAGGCGCTGGACGCCCCGCCCCTGCCGCTGTTCGAGGAGGCTCCGCCGCCGCCCGAGGCCAAGGTCGCCCTGCCCCCCGCCTCGGTGGGAGAGGAGGTGGTAGGCGACTATGCCGCCCTGAAGCTGTCGCTGAAATGCCATCCCCTGGCGGTGCTGCGCGATCCCTTCCGTGTCCTGGGCATCATGACCAACGCCTCCCTCAAGGACCGCAAGGGCGGGCGCGTGGCGGTGTCCGGCCTAGTGCTGGTGCGCCAGCGTCCCGGCAGCGCCAACGGCGTGCTGTTCATCACCCTGGAGGACGAGACCGGCATCGCCAACATTGTGGTCTGGCCCGACATGTTCGAGACATTCCGCCGCCCGATCCTGGGCGGCCATCTGCTGCGGGTCGATGGCCGCGTCCAGTCCGAGGACGGGGTGATCCACGTGGTGGCGGAGAAGATCGAGGACCTCTCGGCCCATCTCGGCGCCCTGGCCCGGGGAAGCCACTATCCCTCCCGCGATTTCCGCTGA
- a CDS encoding methyl-accepting chemotaxis protein, with the protein MFENLRLGVKLMLAMGAAIVVVATMLTISNLRAMEDVIGQAERAELEGHFKAVADRILLQSRMAESLASLTAALPATQDRFAAGDRAALTAMLQPGWTAMAQGFGVEQFQFHTPPATSFLRLHKPEKFGDDLSSFRRTVVQANETRKPARGLEGGVAGLGIRGVVPVAKGGHHVGTVEFGLTFGQGFFDAFKAERNVDIALYLMDNGKASTFASTMGKTPLFDAASLANAFAGTAQIMHVQVQDGPRAVYAADIADFSGTRIGVIELSMDRGRYVAALADARNTALLVAALALALGLALSLSAARHLTTRIGRLSESVERVANGDLARPVVGGGADEIGQLALAVESMRCRLHNLVGQVRSHALAAIDSIHEIDGAVEGQAATSSEMSASVAEITSTMEELSASSTQISEHSKSVVEIANQTWEQSKRGAEAMDLVMSKMADIQHDNGNSLGEILELGTRSKEISKVMSIINTIADQTKLIAFNAALEAASAGEAGRRFGVVAAEIRRLADSVTDSTGEIETKVNQIQDSISRLIITSEKGGASISDGMAATSNTAGLLGGMVDAARQTTSAAQQISLSTQQQKTASSQVVVALREIVTASSHTAQSLARIREVSHEMTRLSGDLGQKVGSFSLETAGA; encoded by the coding sequence ATGTTCGAGAATTTGCGGCTCGGTGTGAAGCTTATGCTGGCCATGGGGGCCGCCATCGTCGTGGTGGCGACCATGCTGACCATCTCCAACCTGCGCGCCATGGAAGACGTCATCGGACAGGCCGAGCGGGCGGAACTGGAGGGTCATTTCAAGGCCGTCGCCGACCGTATCCTGCTGCAAAGCCGGATGGCCGAATCCCTGGCCAGCCTCACCGCCGCCCTTCCGGCGACCCAGGACAGGTTCGCCGCCGGCGACCGCGCCGCCCTGACCGCCATGCTGCAACCCGGCTGGACCGCCATGGCCCAGGGCTTCGGCGTCGAGCAGTTCCAGTTCCACACGCCGCCCGCCACCTCGTTTCTGCGGCTGCACAAGCCGGAGAAGTTCGGCGACGACCTGTCGTCGTTCCGCCGCACCGTCGTCCAGGCCAACGAGACCCGCAAGCCGGCCCGCGGCCTGGAGGGCGGCGTCGCCGGCCTCGGCATCCGTGGCGTGGTGCCGGTCGCCAAGGGCGGCCATCACGTGGGAACCGTGGAATTCGGCCTGACCTTCGGCCAGGGCTTCTTCGATGCCTTCAAGGCCGAGCGCAACGTCGACATCGCCCTTTATCTGATGGACAACGGCAAGGCCTCCACCTTCGCCTCCACCATGGGCAAGACCCCGCTGTTCGACGCCGCATCCCTGGCCAATGCCTTCGCCGGAACCGCCCAGATCATGCATGTCCAGGTCCAGGACGGCCCCCGCGCCGTCTATGCCGCCGACATCGCCGATTTTTCCGGCACCCGCATCGGCGTCATCGAACTGTCCATGGACCGCGGCCGCTATGTCGCCGCCCTGGCCGATGCCCGCAACACCGCCCTGCTGGTGGCCGCCCTGGCCCTGGCCCTCGGGTTGGCCCTGTCCCTGTCCGCCGCCCGTCATCTGACCACGCGCATCGGCCGCCTGTCGGAAAGCGTCGAGCGGGTGGCCAATGGCGATCTGGCCCGGCCGGTGGTCGGCGGCGGCGCCGACGAGATCGGGCAGTTGGCCCTGGCGGTGGAAAGCATGCGGTGCCGCCTGCACAATCTGGTGGGCCAGGTCCGCTCCCACGCCCTGGCCGCCATCGATTCCATCCACGAGATCGACGGGGCGGTGGAGGGCCAGGCCGCCACCTCCAGCGAAATGTCGGCCTCGGTGGCCGAGATCACCTCCACCATGGAGGAACTGTCGGCCTCGTCGACCCAGATTTCCGAACACTCCAAATCCGTGGTCGAGATCGCCAACCAGACCTGGGAGCAAAGCAAGCGCGGCGCCGAAGCCATGGATCTGGTCATGTCCAAGATGGCCGACATCCAGCACGACAACGGCAACAGCCTGGGCGAGATCCTGGAACTGGGCACCCGCTCCAAGGAAATCAGCAAGGTGATGTCCATCATCAACACCATCGCCGACCAGACCAAGCTGATCGCCTTCAACGCTGCCCTGGAGGCCGCCAGCGCGGGCGAGGCCGGGCGCCGCTTCGGGGTGGTCGCGGCGGAAATCCGCCGTCTGGCCGACAGCGTCACCGATTCCACCGGCGAAATCGAGACCAAGGTCAACCAGATCCAGGATTCCATCAGCCGCCTGATCATCACCTCGGAAAAGGGCGGCGCCAGCATTTCCGACGGCATGGCCGCCACCAGCAACACCGCCGGCCTGCTGGGCGGCATGGTGGATGCGGCGCGCCAGACCACCAGCGCGGCGCAACAGATCTCGCTGTCCACCCAGCAACAGAAGACCGCCAGCAGTCAGGTGGTGGTCGCCCTGCGCGAGATCGTCACCGCCAGCAGCCACACCGCCCAATCCCTGGCGCGCATCCGGGAGGTCAGTCACGAGATGACCCGGCTGTCCGGCGACCTGGGCCAGAAGGTCGGCAGCTTCTCGCTTGAAACAGCCGGCGCCTGA